Proteins encoded in a region of the Chlorogloeopsis sp. ULAP01 genome:
- a CDS encoding response regulator, which translates to MTNKKILVVDNEEYIQEVAKICLETVAGWEVLTASSGKEGITKAEIFQPDAILLDVMMPDMDGLATFEKLQNNPATKSIPVILLTAKIQASDRRRYAQLGMKAAIAKPFNPLELAPQVASALGWSF; encoded by the coding sequence ATGACTAATAAAAAAATTTTGGTAGTGGATAACGAAGAATATATTCAAGAAGTCGCCAAAATTTGCTTAGAGACTGTGGCAGGATGGGAAGTGCTGACAGCAAGTTCTGGCAAAGAAGGTATCACTAAAGCCGAGATTTTTCAACCCGATGCAATTCTCTTAGATGTAATGATGCCAGATATGGATGGTTTGGCGACATTTGAGAAATTACAAAATAATCCAGCAACAAAATCGATTCCGGTAATTCTGTTGACGGCTAAAATTCAAGCTTCCGATCGCCGTCGCTACGCCCAATTAGGTATGAAAGCAGCGATCGCCAAACCTTTCAATCCTTTAGAGTTAGCACCTCAAGTGGCATCAGCTTTGGGATGGAGTTTTTGA
- a CDS encoding PAS domain-containing protein: MSATQPQAIAAEIFVGDSEMALLMRLHDWTQTPLGSVEHWPQSLKIAVNICLNSRFPMVIWWGEELTLLYNDAWRPILGNKHPQALGKPGQEVWSEIWDIVGTQLRGVLATGKATWSDDLLLLVNRYGYTEEAYFTYSYSPIYLETTEVGGAFTAVAETTQRVVGERRLATLRNLAAQTGQSKTVGQACQKAIQTLSENSSDIPVALLYLLNSEQTQANLQAQTPQIQALIAPAELDLNQPNDLFTQALAWVIQNNQPLILDNLAQSWGEFPVGSLQIPLEQAIAMPIRASTQDSMVGVLVLGVNPYRALDDDQNQFLEMTTGHIANAIASARAYEEERKRAEALAEIDRAKTIFFSNVSHEFRTPLTLMLGPLEEILAKQSLIPPEQHQQIELIHRNSLRLLKLVNNLLDFSRIEAGRIQAVYELTDLAAYTNDLASMFESAIKQAGLQFIINCEPLSAEIYVDRQMWEKIVLNLLSNAFKFTFSGEIAVTLRQVHNQVELTVRDTGIGIPTAELPRLFERFHRVEGARGRAQEGSGIGLALVQELVRLHGGQVQVQSIEGEGTTFTIIIPTGITHLPPDRIQATRNLASTALGAAPYVEEALRWLPEEDTGRWGHGEVGKEDMGDNFDNFSASGHLVISASSEAFPHHPVTPSPLPARILLVDDNNDMRNYVKRLLLSQGYEVETAADGMAALAMIEQHIPDLVLTDVMMPQLDGFGLLRELRTTSTTREIPIIMLSARAGEEARVEGLEAGADDYLIKPFSARELLARVEAILKLAQLRREASQREQALRREAEAAKQTVETILSSINDGFYVLDRNWCYTYVNARYCEMVGMPRSALLGQSIWKLFPDAVDTDAYVQFHRAITEQTPIQFDYLYVPWHCWHDHRIYPSHDGLTVFLADITERKQIESALHQREAQFRQLADAIPQLIWISNANGEAEYVSQQWIEYTGLTLEQTRDGNEIQQVIHPDDIELTFATWKKCLTSGTLYQTEFRLRRSSDKAYRWFLSRAIPIRDEQGQIVQWFGTNTDIDDRKQTEEALQKSEERYRVLTELSPQIVFMSRADGYLTYYNQRGLEFIGRSLEELQGDGWAEYIHPDHRDRIYKIWQTATREVSDYDIEIPFRRADGVYRWLYTRALPVSDESGKIAYWLGVALDITDRKQAEAEREQLLQREQVLRSLAEVAESKLQEILASIREDFVLFDRDWRIVYLNAQAAETMRMPHEEILGKSMWDMFPDLVGTDFYDHLHQVMRDQIPTQFEYYYPTWDRWFENRVYPTPDGIVNLCIDITVAKRFEESRKRTEEELRQKNAILNVINESAPTPIFVKDRQGRIIYANPATLEVLGKTAEEVIGYRDCDLYPNSEDAARVMENDRRIMESGHTEVVEESPDGVRTFLGMKAPYRNEAGEVIGLIGISNDISERVQLERDRERVLQQEQAAREAAEQANRIKDEFLAVLSHELRSPLNPILGWSRLLQTRQFDAKGAKSALQTIERNAKLQVQLIEDLLDVSRILRGKMALNVCPVNLVTIVESALETVRLAAEAKQIQIRTAISLRNTQVCGDAARLQQIVWNLLSNAVKFTPDGGEVEISLEQIGNYAQIQVKDTGKGINPDFLPYVFDYFRQEDGTTTRKFGGLGLGLAIVRHLAELHGGTVAAQSLGEGQGATFIVKLPLMTKGESQQEHLTTEQSVDLSQLRILVVDDDEDMRELIQVILEQQGAQVIVAATAAEVLMVFDHQPPDIFISDIGMPEIDGYMLMQQIRSRAPEQGGLVNAIALTAYAGEYDQKQALASGFQQHIPKPVEPDVLVNAIAALVNRK; the protein is encoded by the coding sequence ATGAGTGCAACGCAACCACAGGCGATCGCAGCAGAAATTTTTGTTGGCGACAGTGAGATGGCGCTACTGATGCGCTTGCACGATTGGACACAGACGCCCCTCGGCTCTGTTGAGCATTGGCCACAGAGTTTGAAAATAGCAGTCAATATCTGCTTGAACTCGCGTTTTCCAATGGTGATTTGGTGGGGTGAAGAGTTGACCCTACTGTATAATGATGCATGGCGACCGATTTTGGGCAACAAACATCCGCAAGCACTAGGCAAACCAGGACAGGAAGTTTGGTCAGAAATTTGGGACATTGTTGGTACGCAGCTGCGTGGTGTCCTAGCGACTGGCAAAGCAACTTGGTCAGATGATCTATTATTATTAGTTAATCGGTACGGATATACCGAAGAAGCCTATTTCACCTATTCTTACAGCCCTATTTATTTAGAAACAACAGAAGTGGGAGGAGCTTTCACAGCAGTTGCTGAGACAACCCAGCGAGTCGTAGGAGAACGTCGATTAGCCACATTACGTAATTTAGCGGCTCAAACTGGGCAATCCAAAACGGTTGGGCAAGCCTGTCAAAAGGCGATACAGACTCTTTCAGAAAACTCATCAGATATTCCTGTTGCCCTGCTTTATTTGTTAAATTCTGAGCAAACCCAGGCAAATTTACAAGCCCAAACTCCTCAAATTCAGGCTTTGATTGCCCCGGCAGAGCTGGATCTGAACCAACCCAATGATTTATTTACACAAGCACTTGCTTGGGTAATACAAAACAATCAACCCCTTATTTTAGATAATTTAGCGCAATCTTGGGGAGAATTTCCAGTCGGTTCTTTACAAATTCCCCTTGAGCAGGCGATCGCCATGCCAATTCGAGCTTCAACCCAAGACTCAATGGTGGGGGTGCTGGTGCTGGGGGTGAATCCCTATCGGGCGTTAGATGACGATCAAAATCAATTTTTGGAGATGACAACGGGGCATATTGCCAACGCGATCGCCAGCGCCCGCGCCTACGAAGAAGAGCGCAAACGGGCTGAGGCTCTAGCAGAAATTGATCGCGCTAAAACCATATTTTTTAGCAATGTCTCTCACGAATTCCGCACACCACTAACGCTCATGCTAGGGCCTTTAGAGGAAATACTGGCAAAACAGAGCTTAATTCCACCCGAACAACATCAACAAATTGAACTCATCCATCGCAACTCATTACGGTTATTAAAACTGGTTAACAACCTGCTCGACTTCTCACGTATCGAAGCCGGGCGAATCCAAGCGGTATATGAACTAACAGATTTAGCCGCATATACAAATGACTTAGCCAGTATGTTTGAGTCGGCAATCAAGCAAGCAGGCTTACAGTTTATTATCAACTGCGAACCACTATCGGCAGAGATTTATGTTGATCGCCAGATGTGGGAAAAAATTGTTCTCAATCTCCTCTCAAATGCGTTTAAATTTACCTTTTCAGGCGAGATTGCTGTCACTCTTCGGCAAGTGCATAACCAGGTTGAATTGACTGTACGCGATACTGGCATTGGCATTCCAACCGCAGAATTGCCTCGTTTGTTTGAAAGGTTTCACCGGGTTGAAGGGGCAAGAGGAAGAGCCCAAGAAGGTTCTGGGATTGGTTTGGCACTCGTGCAGGAGCTAGTACGGCTACATGGAGGACAAGTACAGGTTCAAAGCATTGAGGGAGAAGGCACAACATTCACCATCATCATCCCAACTGGGATAACTCATTTGCCCCCAGATCGAATTCAAGCAACACGAAACCTGGCTTCGACTGCCTTAGGTGCAGCTCCTTACGTGGAAGAAGCTTTGCGTTGGCTACCGGAAGAGGACACGGGGAGGTGGGGACACGGGGAGGTGGGGAAAGAGGACATGGGGGATAATTTTGATAATTTCTCCGCGTCTGGGCATCTGGTTATCTCCGCGTCTTCAGAAGCGTTTCCCCATCACCCTGTTACCCCATCACCCCTTCCAGCCAGAATCTTGCTTGTCGATGACAACAACGATATGCGCAACTATGTAAAACGGTTGTTGCTCAGCCAGGGGTATGAGGTAGAAACTGCCGCAGATGGCATGGCAGCGTTAGCTATGATTGAGCAACACATCCCCGATCTCGTCCTCACGGATGTGATGATGCCCCAATTAGATGGCTTCGGGCTATTGCGGGAGTTGCGAACAACCTCAACTACGAGAGAAATTCCTATTATTATGTTGTCTGCTCGCGCTGGAGAAGAAGCTCGCGTTGAGGGGTTAGAGGCAGGAGCCGACGACTATTTAATCAAGCCATTTTCTGCCCGTGAATTGTTAGCGCGAGTTGAGGCAATCTTGAAACTGGCGCAACTGCGACGCGAAGCTAGTCAACGGGAGCAGGCACTACGACGAGAAGCAGAAGCCGCCAAGCAAACCGTTGAAACCATTTTGTCAAGCATTAATGACGGGTTTTACGTCCTCGATCGCAACTGGTGTTACACTTACGTCAACGCTCGCTATTGTGAAATGGTAGGAATGCCGCGATCGGCGCTGCTGGGGCAAAGCATTTGGAAGCTTTTTCCTGATGCAGTTGATACCGATGCTTACGTGCAATTTCACAGGGCAATAACTGAGCAAACGCCAATTCAGTTCGATTATCTTTACGTCCCTTGGCATTGTTGGCACGATCATCGAATTTATCCTTCGCACGATGGACTGACGGTTTTTCTGGCTGATATTACCGAACGCAAACAAATTGAGTCAGCACTACACCAACGAGAAGCGCAGTTTCGTCAGCTAGCTGATGCAATACCGCAGCTGATTTGGATCTCAAACGCGAATGGCGAAGCCGAATATGTGAGTCAGCAATGGATAGAATATACCGGACTAACACTCGAACAGACTAGAGACGGAAACGAGATTCAACAGGTTATCCATCCCGACGACATAGAGTTGACGTTTGCAACTTGGAAAAAATGTCTTACATCTGGAACTTTGTATCAAACTGAATTTCGTCTCAGACGTTCTTCTGACAAAGCTTATCGTTGGTTCTTAAGTCGGGCGATTCCCATTCGTGACGAGCAAGGGCAGATTGTGCAGTGGTTCGGCACAAACACCGATATCGATGATCGCAAGCAAACAGAAGAGGCATTGCAGAAAAGCGAAGAACGTTATCGAGTTCTGACGGAACTATCGCCGCAAATCGTGTTTATGAGTCGAGCAGATGGCTACCTCACTTATTACAATCAAAGGGGACTAGAATTTATTGGTCGATCACTCGAAGAGTTGCAAGGAGATGGTTGGGCTGAGTATATTCATCCAGATCATCGCGATCGCATCTACAAAATTTGGCAAACTGCAACTAGAGAAGTTTCTGACTACGACATTGAAATTCCATTCCGCCGCGCTGACGGCGTTTATCGCTGGCTCTACACCCGTGCGCTGCCTGTAAGTGATGAAAGCGGCAAGATTGCTTATTGGCTCGGTGTTGCCCTCGATATTACTGATCGCAAACAAGCAGAGGCAGAACGAGAACAACTGCTGCAACGCGAACAAGTTTTACGCTCCCTAGCAGAAGTTGCAGAATCTAAACTGCAAGAGATTTTAGCAAGTATTCGCGAAGATTTTGTTTTGTTTGATCGCGATTGGCGAATTGTCTATCTCAATGCTCAAGCTGCCGAAACAATGAGAATGCCCCACGAAGAGATTTTAGGCAAGAGTATGTGGGATATGTTTCCCGATTTGGTTGGGACTGATTTTTACGATCACTTGCATCAAGTCATGCGCGATCAAATCCCGACTCAGTTTGAGTATTACTATCCCACTTGGGATCGCTGGTTTGAAAACCGAGTATATCCAACCCCAGATGGCATTGTGAATCTTTGCATTGACATTACTGTTGCCAAGCGCTTTGAGGAGAGTCGCAAACGCACCGAAGAAGAACTGCGGCAAAAGAATGCCATTTTGAACGTGATTAATGAGTCAGCACCCACACCGATTTTTGTCAAGGATCGACAAGGACGTATTATTTACGCCAATCCCGCGACACTGGAAGTACTCGGTAAGACTGCTGAGGAGGTGATTGGCTATCGAGATTGCGATCTGTATCCTAACTCTGAAGACGCAGCCAGAGTGATGGAAAATGATCGACGGATTATGGAATCTGGACACACGGAAGTGGTTGAGGAATCACCTGATGGTGTGCGGACATTTTTGGGTATGAAAGCGCCCTACCGGAACGAGGCTGGGGAAGTGATTGGGTTGATTGGAATTTCCAACGATATTAGCGAGCGAGTACAACTTGAACGCGATCGCGAACGGGTTTTGCAACAAGAACAAGCCGCACGAGAAGCAGCAGAGCAAGCAAACCGGATTAAAGATGAATTCTTAGCAGTATTATCCCACGAGTTGCGATCGCCCCTCAACCCGATTCTCGGTTGGTCAAGACTATTGCAAACACGCCAATTTGACGCAAAAGGGGCGAAAAGTGCTCTACAAACAATTGAGCGTAATGCCAAACTGCAAGTTCAACTGATTGAAGATTTACTAGATGTGTCTCGAATTTTGCGAGGCAAGATGGCATTAAACGTTTGCCCTGTCAACTTGGTTACCATTGTTGAATCTGCTCTAGAAACCGTACGACTGGCAGCAGAAGCTAAACAGATTCAAATCCGAACTGCTATATCACTCAGGAATACACAGGTTTGTGGAGATGCTGCACGGCTACAACAAATTGTTTGGAATTTGCTCTCCAATGCTGTTAAATTTACCCCTGATGGCGGAGAGGTCGAAATTAGCTTAGAGCAAATTGGTAATTATGCCCAAATTCAGGTTAAGGATACTGGAAAGGGCATTAATCCAGATTTTTTACCCTATGTATTTGACTACTTCCGCCAAGAAGATGGCACCACAACTCGCAAGTTTGGTGGATTAGGCTTAGGTTTAGCGATTGTTCGCCATTTAGCTGAACTGCATGGGGGAACCGTTGCTGCACAGAGCTTGGGAGAAGGACAAGGAGCTACATTTATTGTGAAATTGCCTTTAATGACTAAAGGGGAATCACAACAAGAACATTTAACCACCGAGCAATCTGTTGATTTAAGTCAATTAAGAATTTTAGTGGTTGATGACGACGAGGATATGAGGGAGTTGATACAGGTGATTTTAGAACAGCAAGGAGCGCAAGTAATAGTTGCAGCCACCGCAGCTGAAGTACTGATGGTGTTTGATCACCAACCCCCCGATATCTTCATTAGTGACATTGGGATGCCAGAGATTGACGGCTATATGCTGATGCAGCAAATTCGCAGCAGAGCGCCCGAACAAGGTGGGTTAGTAAACGCGATCGCTCTCACTGCCTATGCTGGAGAATACGATCAAAAACAAGCACTAGCATCTGGATTTCAACAGCATATTCCTAAACCTGTAGAGCCAGATGTATTGGTAAACGCGATCGCCGCTCTGGTAAATCGGAAGTGA
- a CDS encoding response regulator, which yields MKILIVEDDEFVAHALAAVLTNYNYAVEIALDGQAAWDLIQTFDYDVILLDVILPRIDGITLCHQIRSHGLRMPILLLTGCDSSHEKAIGLDAGADDYLVKPFNQEELVARIRALLRRGNLISQPILEWGNLQLDPTSCEVTYADKLLSLTPKEYALLELFLRNSRRVFSCGMILEHLWTYEDTPGEEAVRTHIKGLRQKLKAVGASGDLIETVYGIGYRLKPLKEETGEENKGRWGQGEVGNIVDRFSASSQATSTQQQTLQAIAGIWNRFQPRIEAQVTLLEQAASAARQKSLHQKLHKQAQQEAHTLAGSLGTFGYDVGSKLARKIEHLLKANKTLTKDDTTQFVHWVEQLRQEITCNEQKTVSALPSTEQEHPLLLVVDRDRLLAEQIQVESTTKGLEVTIATNIETAKNKLYREHPSVVLLDPSVSSDIEDSFSLLAELKQRKPPVPVVVFTEQSDFTNRLQVARKGGHTFLQKPMPITQVLEAVTQVLQEAPHAEAHILAVDDDPKIGALLQTLLNPWGIKVTTLEDPRRFWETLQTVNPDLLILDVELPQFSGIEICQVVRNDPQWSELPILFLTVHSDADIVNQVFAVGADDFVSKPIIGPELVTRIINRLERIKLRRGMKQSDRFLENEDKLTEEKLNIRISQQATVAQLGLSALLGKELSSLMDEAVTLVAQNLKVEYCKLLKLLPEENTMLLCAGVGWRQGLVGKAKINCDASGSGYTLLVQQPVIIEDLRTETRFQPSFLLQEHRIISGLSVPIPKQNGSYGVLGVYSAKKLTFTERDINFVQSVANILSAALERQHTEQILRQAKDDLELRVAQRTAELTQINEQLQSELNERQYAQSELRNSQAMFVGIVSIADDAIISIDSNQNITLFNQGAEKIFGYEAREVLGQTLDLLIPLRYIKAHRHYVSDFGSSAKVARRMGERREIYGRRKDGTEFPAEASISKLKLGQEIVYTVYLQDISDRKQVERMKDEFVSVVSHELRTPLTSIHGSLGMLASGLIKPESEQGKRLLQIAVDSTERLVRLINDILDIERIESGKVKMEKQTCNVADLIAEAVNVMQPLADKAGVTISVSSLSQQIWADPDRIVQTLTNLLSNAIKFSPTGSTVWLSAEEGTGNRGQGTGDRERGHGEVGTRGGGDKDFSYSPTPPLSPSLHILFTVRDNGRGIPADKLESIFERFQQVDSSDSRNHDGTGLGLAICKSIVQQHGGQIWVDSELGKGSTFYFTIPLSLTSGSSQGTTPTLPYSLFEANTKHLPYSPLVLVCDDDAEVRAQLQNLLEKRHYRVIAVSNGEEAIAAASAQHPDAIVLDLLMPGMNGWETMAILKERADTQNIPIIICSVCGLVNTSQKKQDFVNWVSKPLEESLLFQSLQQALQHSSKLVRVLLVEDDPNLAEVLQTLFEQYNIETFHAKTGREAIHLSQEVNPDLLILDLVLPEGDGFSVVGWLQQHNHLCKIPLMVYSAKELEESERTRLKLGHTEFLNKGQVTPHEFEQRVMMLLHEITQNSAQDGHND from the coding sequence ATGAAAATATTAATTGTTGAGGATGATGAGTTTGTTGCTCATGCACTTGCAGCTGTCCTTACTAATTACAATTATGCTGTAGAAATTGCCTTAGATGGTCAGGCAGCATGGGATTTGATACAGACATTTGATTATGATGTAATTCTATTAGATGTCATCTTGCCGAGGATAGATGGAATCACTCTTTGCCATCAAATCAGATCCCACGGTTTACGAATGCCAATTTTGTTGTTAACAGGTTGTGATAGCAGCCACGAAAAGGCTATTGGGTTAGACGCAGGTGCGGATGATTATCTTGTTAAACCATTTAATCAAGAGGAATTAGTTGCTAGAATTCGAGCACTTTTACGTCGTGGTAATTTAATATCACAACCAATTCTAGAATGGGGTAATTTACAGCTTGATCCGACAAGTTGTGAAGTAACATATGCCGATAAATTATTGTCGTTAACTCCTAAAGAATATGCACTGTTAGAACTATTTTTACGAAACAGTCGCCGGGTGTTTAGCTGTGGGATGATTTTAGAACATCTGTGGACTTATGAGGATACTCCAGGAGAAGAAGCTGTTCGCACCCATATCAAAGGATTGCGGCAGAAATTAAAAGCTGTAGGAGCATCAGGGGATTTAATTGAAACAGTTTATGGTATTGGTTATCGTTTGAAGCCACTAAAAGAGGAAACGGGAGAAGAGAACAAAGGGAGGTGGGGACAAGGGGAGGTGGGGAATATTGTTGATAGATTCTCCGCCTCTTCTCAAGCCACTTCTACTCAACAGCAAACTCTCCAAGCTATTGCTGGAATTTGGAACCGCTTTCAACCGAGAATTGAAGCACAGGTAACGTTACTAGAGCAAGCAGCTAGTGCTGCTCGCCAAAAATCTTTACATCAAAAATTGCATAAACAAGCACAACAAGAAGCACACACATTAGCAGGTTCTTTAGGCACTTTTGGCTATGATGTTGGCTCTAAATTGGCACGCAAAATAGAGCATTTACTCAAGGCAAATAAAACTTTAACAAAAGACGATACTACCCAGTTTGTACATTGGGTAGAGCAATTACGTCAAGAAATAACCTGTAATGAACAAAAGACAGTATCAGCCCTTCCCAGTACAGAGCAAGAACATCCCTTGCTATTGGTAGTCGATCGCGATCGCCTACTTGCCGAACAAATCCAAGTAGAATCCACAACCAAAGGCTTAGAAGTTACTATTGCTACTAATATTGAAACAGCAAAAAATAAGCTGTACCGAGAGCATCCAAGTGTAGTACTTCTAGATCCAAGTGTTTCGTCAGATATTGAGGACAGCTTTAGCCTGTTGGCAGAATTAAAACAGCGTAAGCCTCCTGTACCAGTAGTAGTTTTTACAGAACAAAGTGATTTTACTAACCGCCTGCAAGTCGCTCGTAAGGGCGGACACACTTTTTTGCAAAAGCCCATGCCTATTACACAGGTGCTAGAAGCAGTCACGCAAGTATTACAAGAAGCTCCCCATGCCGAAGCTCATATATTGGCTGTAGATGACGATCCGAAAATCGGTGCGCTGTTACAAACTTTGCTAAATCCTTGGGGCATCAAAGTCACAACTTTAGAAGATCCGCGCCGTTTTTGGGAAACTCTACAAACTGTAAATCCTGATTTGCTCATTCTCGATGTGGAACTTCCCCAGTTTAGCGGGATTGAGATTTGCCAAGTAGTACGTAACGATCCGCAATGGAGCGAATTGCCGATTTTATTTTTGACAGTTCACAGCGATGCCGACATTGTTAATCAGGTGTTTGCAGTCGGTGCAGATGACTTTGTGAGCAAACCTATTATCGGCCCAGAATTGGTAACGCGGATCATCAATCGTCTAGAACGAATTAAACTGCGACGAGGGATGAAGCAAAGTGATCGCTTTTTGGAAAATGAAGACAAGTTAACAGAAGAAAAACTCAACATTCGCATTAGTCAACAAGCCACAGTAGCTCAATTAGGACTATCAGCTCTATTGGGCAAAGAACTTTCTAGCCTCATGGATGAAGCAGTAACACTAGTGGCACAAAACCTCAAAGTTGAATATTGCAAACTCTTGAAGCTGCTTCCGGAAGAAAATACCATGTTGTTATGTGCTGGAGTTGGCTGGCGTCAAGGACTTGTAGGTAAAGCAAAGATTAACTGTGATGCTTCTGGTTCTGGTTATACTTTATTGGTACAGCAACCAGTCATTATTGAAGACTTACGCACAGAAACACGATTTCAGCCTTCTTTTCTGCTCCAAGAACATAGAATAATTAGTGGCTTAAGTGTACCGATTCCTAAACAAAATGGTTCCTATGGAGTTTTGGGAGTATATTCTGCAAAAAAACTGACTTTTACCGAGCGTGATATTAATTTTGTTCAATCCGTTGCGAATATACTTTCGGCAGCATTGGAGAGACAGCATACAGAGCAGATTTTACGTCAAGCTAAGGATGATTTAGAACTGCGAGTAGCACAGCGTACAGCAGAGTTAACTCAAATTAACGAGCAACTCCAATCTGAACTAAACGAGCGCCAATACGCTCAGTCAGAACTGCGAAACTCCCAAGCAATGTTTGTGGGGATTGTATCAATTGCAGATGATGCAATTATTTCTATTGACAGCAATCAAAATATTACTTTATTTAACCAAGGAGCCGAAAAAATTTTTGGCTACGAAGCGAGGGAAGTGCTAGGGCAAACATTAGATTTACTCATTCCATTACGGTATATTAAAGCACATCGTCACTATGTTTCAGACTTCGGCAGTTCTGCAAAAGTTGCTCGTCGCATGGGAGAACGTCGCGAAATCTACGGACGTCGCAAAGATGGCACGGAGTTTCCGGCAGAGGCTTCTATTTCTAAATTAAAGCTGGGGCAAGAAATAGTATATACCGTTTACCTGCAAGATATTAGCGATCGCAAGCAAGTAGAACGGATGAAAGATGAATTTGTTTCTGTTGTCAGTCACGAACTCCGCACGCCCCTAACTTCAATTCATGGCTCTTTGGGAATGTTAGCCAGTGGTTTAATTAAGCCAGAGTCCGAACAGGGAAAACGCTTGCTACAAATTGCTGTAGACAGTACAGAACGTTTAGTCAGACTGATCAACGACATTCTTGATATTGAGCGCATCGAGTCGGGCAAAGTCAAAATGGAAAAACAAACCTGCAATGTCGCTGACTTGATTGCAGAAGCAGTAAACGTAATGCAGCCCCTTGCAGATAAAGCAGGAGTTACCATCTCGGTTTCAAGTCTATCTCAACAAATCTGGGCAGATCCCGATCGCATTGTCCAAACTCTGACAAATCTTCTCAGTAATGCAATTAAATTCTCGCCTACTGGTTCTACCGTTTGGTTGAGCGCAGAGGAGGGGACAGGGAATAGGGGACAGGGGACAGGGGACAGGGAAAGAGGACACGGGGAGGTGGGGACACGGGGAGGTGGGGACAAGGATTTTTCCTACTCTCCCACTCCCCCACTCTCCCCCTCCCTCCACATCTTATTTACTGTCCGCGACAACGGGCGCGGGATTCCGGCAGATAAACTAGAAAGTATTTTTGAGCGCTTCCAACAAGTTGATTCTTCCGATTCCCGCAACCATGATGGTACTGGCTTGGGTTTGGCTATCTGCAAGAGTATTGTCCAACAACATGGCGGACAAATTTGGGTGGATAGCGAGTTAGGAAAGGGTAGTACTTTTTACTTTACGATCCCCCTGTCTTTGACTTCGGGGAGTTCACAAGGCACTACCCCGACGTTGCCTTACTCTTTATTTGAGGCAAATACAAAGCATCTTCCCTATTCTCCTTTGGTACTTGTCTGTGACGATGATGCAGAAGTTCGCGCCCAATTGCAAAATCTACTGGAGAAACGGCACTATCGGGTAATTGCGGTATCTAATGGAGAAGAAGCGATCGCTGCTGCATCTGCTCAACATCCAGATGCGATCGTGCTAGATTTACTGATGCCCGGTATGAATGGCTGGGAAACAATGGCAATTTTAAAGGAACGAGCAGATACTCAAAATATTCCAATCATTATTTGTAGTGTCTGCGGACTTGTTAATACTAGCCAAAAAAAGCAGGATTTTGTAAATTGGGTGAGTAAGCCACTGGAAGAAAGCTTGCTATTTCAGTCATTACAACAGGCACTGCAACATTCCTCCAAACTAGTCCGCGTACTGTTGGTTGAGGACGATCCTAACTTGGCAGAAGTACTACAAACTTTGTTTGAGCAATATAATATTGAAACCTTCCATGCCAAAACTGGACGGGAAGCAATCCACCTCTCGCAAGAGGTAAATCCCGATTTGCTTATCCTCGATTTAGTTCTACCTGAAGGCGATGGTTTTAGTGTTGTGGGATGGTTGCAACAGCACAATCATCTTTGTAAAATTCCCCTGATGGTTTATTCGGCTAAAGAATTGGAGGAATCAGAGAGAACGCGATTGAAGTTAGGACATACGGAATTTCTCAACAAAGGGCAAGTAACACCCCACGAATTTGAGCAACGAGTAATGATGCTACTACACGAAATTACTCAAAATTCCGCACAGGATGGTCATAATGACTAA